The Artemia franciscana chromosome 11, ASM3288406v1, whole genome shotgun sequence DNA segment TTCACAACCCTACTATTTGAATCATGATTGCCAACTCCTGACGTCCAAAAAGATTGCAAATCAAGGCCAAAAAAAGAGTGATTGTCACTCTTCCATGTCCCCTccgatgtaaaaaaaaaagaatgcattTCACACAAAAGTGTGCTAGTTGGCAACCCCGATTTGATTTGCATTTTTCCTCTTAAAAGTCTGAAAACCAAGGGTCGATCCACAAGGAACCCTGTATATCCAAGTCTTTCCCAACAGCAATTCATTGCCTAGTTTTCGAGTTTATTTAACAGTAAATTATTACAGAAACGGTTCAAAATAGTCTCCCCTGTAAGCTTTCTAGTGAATACAATTTTCTGTctagtgaaatttttttaaacagtcatTTCCAGTTCtcgtgtgcttatttttctgtCTAATTAGCCTTTTTgcgatacattttttttacgtttgccatttaatcaaaaaagaaggaattaaaCTGAAATCCCCTCCTTGCCAAGAAATCAAAATTCCCATTCGACATCTCTTCGATAAACAGAAAACTAGTCTGATGCTTTTGTTCAAAAGCCGAATCAAACGCTACTTTTCTGGGTTTGAGATCTTTTTGTGTTCGAGTAATTCTTATACAGTTTGTCatgtattattttctttggttGGTGGAAAcatgaattaaaaacaaattgatcTATTTACAGAGGGACGGATCCAAGGTGCGATTTCAAGGGCACGTGCCCCCTCCCTTTGAAGCTCGAAAATGCTCTAATTACAGTATCGGAGGTGTGTAAATGGCGATTGGGAAGCCAAATTTTATCAGTTCCTCTCCAAACAGTATTTCTATATCTGTCCCTGTATTCATGTGCTTTTTTTACCTCTCTGTAGcctcttattttctctttttcatctgTAGGTGGAACTTGTTCGAAGAGACTATGTTGCTAACAATGGATGGGAAACATTTTTGTCGTATGAAGATCCACAGCAAGATATACTCATTGGATTGTTAAGACTCAGAAAATGTTCGGATGACACATTTCGGCaagtgttttaattatttgagtTGATTTCGAGTGGATTTTGATGTTTGTAATTGCTTTTATGTGTAAAGTTTTagtctggattttgaaaaaagaaaagtcaaatttCGCTTTAGTTGCCGTATTCCATATCAACCAATGAGAAAAATGGTCATGATAGAATTATTCTATTCAGTTCGTATCATGGTTAGAAAATTATTTCGCTTGTGATTAGTCTTATGTTCAAAGATTTTTGATGGGTTTTGACAGGTATCAAATTTCGCTTTTGTAGCTGAATCTCAAATTCgtagatagaaaaaaaatgccataGGGCCAAATATTCCGTTTGCTTCTTagtggaaaatttatttttcccgccttgcaaaattttctttaaagtaaTTGAAAGCTTTCAATATAAGTGCTCTGAACAGCGTAAAGCTGGTATTTTCCTAAGATAAATATTCAAAGAAGTTGAGTACGTGCTCAGGTTAGAATTAGCGCCTGGACcctcccctgaaatttttgtggttttactattttcttttagattttgcTTGATGTTACGTATAATTCGCCTGTTTTGCGTAAGTCCATTCCAATAAAATTATGTTTGAAGGGTTCAGGGAAGACAAATTAATTAGTTCTCTGTCCGCAAGTCTTTTTTCAAACTGTTCGTAATAAAGAGTAAGGAGTGAGCTTTGTCAGcagaaaccgaaactctaaaaaagcgAAGCTGGGTAATCCACATCAGAATAATCTGCTTTTAGTGGTAATTCCGATATACGTAGTTCATTAAGGatactattggtatcaaaattccattttttagagttttgtttactattgagccgggtcgttctttactacagttcgttaccacgaactgtttgatatggttccctatcaaaatttattagttaaaaaaccttCATAAATTTGTGTTAGGAAGAATGCCCCTAAAAAGGGAAAGTGTTCTTGATGGACACATCATcacatcatcatcatcatcaacaaTCACATCATCAAAGTCTGGGAATCCAAAACAGGAGGTATCTAGCCATatatacaaaacacaaaattttacatttattttgagAAGGGTGATCACAGATgtgtctttgtttttgtttcatttttccaCCAGGAGCGATTGTATCAAACCGGTCgtcgtagaatatcaggaggtttatcatttttattgaatCTTACAGCGTTAGTGtctttttaagcaacaaaagaAGTTTTGCCACAACAAAGCTGGTGATTTCTGCCATGTAAAACCACAATTATGGTCCGACTAGTGCTACACATGTAATCGAGTGAAAGTTCTCAGACAATGAATCCGTCTAAAACTATGGAAAAAGATCTTCACTTGGCCCCCAAGTTTCAGATACAATATTGTCGCGCGGTGAGGCATTAATCCCTAAACATCTATATTCTCGATAGAAAATGAGAGAACGGTTATAGCGGAAAATCCACGCAGTAGTACTAACGGTTATGCTAAATTCATTAtagaaaattcgttaaaatgTCGTCTTTCAAAAACTGTCAAAAGCAGAACTCTCGAGCAATTATAAATATACTTATACATAAAACAACACTTGTACCTTTGAGAAAAATCTACTTCGGCTGAGAACCGAAGATTCACTTAAGAATATTTCACCACAAGCTTAAAGACTTGATCTTTTTCTAGgcatattttataataaatgttATCTTGCCTAGGCTGTGTAATCTCTGTTAAAAATTCATGGATGCTAGAAGACCCATCCTGCATCAAACGATAGTTAacgttgctttttttttgggggggggggtctattcAGCACAGCTTGAAAAACTGCATATGGAATAATTCTTAATTggattttgatcaaaatgtcACATACAATGTGTGCACGCAAAAACTGCGTCCTACTACTTTGTACtctcattttaatattttactcccTTTTTTACTATTCCTTCTTAGTCTATCCGTGATCCTATGAATTGATTCAGTCAACCGTATCTATAATATTCATTAGTGTCTATCAATCTTATGAACGAATCGATTTCCTTTGTATCCTGCTATTCAAAGCCGTTTTGTTAGTAATATCCATATGCAGCCAACAACAAATGGTAAACAATAAGAGTATATATTGTAAGTATAGAGTAGTATAAGTATACTATAGTAGCAGTATAAGTAGTAAGTAGGTAGTAAATAAGTAAGTAGTATAAGTAGTAAGTAGGTAGTAAGTAAGTAGTAtaagtagtaaaagtagtataaAGTATACTATAAGTAAAGTAAGTATAAAGTAAACAATAAGAGTACAACATCATATACCTCACGCAAGACTTTGAGGGTGGGAATGCACGGATAATCTTTTCCTGGGTTATTGcagccatgaaaaaaaaactagaaatttaaacaggtttttatttattttttttcgtgcaATGACAGAATgatctgattaaaatttaattttttaggccTGAATTAAAGAATGGTGTATCGATAGTTCGAGAGCTTCATGTTTATGGGTCTGTTGTTCCCGTCAGTGCAAGGGATCCGCGAAAATTCCAACATCAAGGTTTTGGTACTCTACTCATGGAAGAAGCAGAAAGAATCGCCTTAGAGGAACATGGATCCCATAAAATCGCTGTTATATCAGGTAAACAGTTTGAATTAAACTGTGAAAGGATAAGGGCTGTACGTTGCGCTAGCTTTTCTAGGGGAAGGAAACTTGCCCTAATTACTAGGGAAAATTACTAGAAAATTACTAATTATTAGGAAAAATTAATTGGCCTCGATAAAAATGACTAAGAGAGTAAACGTACTAAACTTGCGTCTTcatttgataaaaagaaatagcTATGAATGCGAAGTTACTCAACACATATCTTTATTTGGCTTTTTGAAAGTTGAGACTCACCTGAGGGACCTAAATTACTAGTTGAATTAGCTAAATTCTCCAAATTAAAGGAAGATCAATGCGAAGTTACGTAGCGTCTTCATTTTACTTTACCCGTGTAAAATATCAAACTGACTTTCAGCTTTTCGAGGGGTAAACGATAAAAAAGTGTGATTTTGATTTGAAAGAATTTAGATGAAGCTTACTTCCATCTTACAATTTATAGCgattaaaatattccaaaaaagcaCATCGGAAAGCCAAAAATAGCATAATTTGCTACAAGAAAAACCTTCACTGTGGAGATAGATAAGCCACTAGTAGCCTGGCATCCTAAATGGGCACCTACAATTGATGTGTGTCAAAACGTTCCATTTTTGTGCTGTTCTATCTTTCAATTTACTTCATTTAATCATGTATACTTTTCCTGTTTTAacacagttttttattttctaggaGTGGGAACGAGAAACTACTACCGGAAGTTAGGATATGAATTAGAAGGCCCTTACATGGTAAAATTTCTCCTGTAAACTCTTGTTCGTTGgttgtaaaattttttattcaattataaTACAAATTACGAAAATCAGCAACTTTCTTCTTTACATAAAGTCGTCAGAATCGTTGCCATCTTTGTTAGACTGCATGCTTTCGACTTTAAGTAACTTGTCATAGCTcctaaaaaagagaaagcaataACTATATATTCACCGAATTTTATCgttttgtagtatttttttttttctcaaaaataataCAATGAGTAGCCAGACTAGAGTAACTGTCTTCCCTTATATGGAAAATATGTTTCAAGATGGAAGAagtaatgaatgaatgaatgaatgactgtatttaaagccatttttcaggccgtatacatacatatataacaacaaacaaactaaattatatGCAGAAGTAATGAGTAATGTAATGCAGAAATTAATGTGCAGAAGTAACTCAACGCTAAACCTAAACCACAGATTCAAAAGTATAACCGAAATTTCTCCATAACCCACAGTCTTGAGGAAGTGACGTAAGCCAgtgggcattttttttttttttttaccattaaaaagcgtcaaaatacaaattttagttCCTTTTGACCAAAATGGCAGCCTTGATATACTGATCAGTAGCGACGCATTAAATGGTGAGTGGATACCCTTACCAATCGATTTTGTCGTTGAAAAAGATCACTGGAAATAGTAGCATTTGCGTCAACCAAGCTCTCGTCCAGCTTTCAATAATAGTTCTATATGTCAAAGCCAGAGGAatatataataagaaaaagtaaagccGCATTTTACTAATCTATGTTATTATGTGATAAGGCTAGCTCCGTATCAATCTGAATTCTAAAGGAAACTTCTGGAATCATAAAACCCAGGTAGATCCCTCAGCAAAACAAGAAATGATACTCCCTGCCTCTCAGTTAGACAGtgtttcctcttctttttcCTTATTCCATTTGGCAGTACTATACTGCTTGTGACAAAGGCGTTCGGCTTTTTCAGTTCAATTGAGCACTATTCTGTTATACcgaattaaaataagatctccACGAAAGACAGATTTAtagttagacaattttaagttCTGACGATTGGCGATGTCTGTGAAGTTGCTAGATGTCTCCTTTTCTATCGgtttttattgttctatttttctgTCTCTATCAACGCAGTCACCTTTTCTAGTCTAGCTTATACTAGCAATTACTCAAACCAGATCtctatttgaataaaaaactggTTACCCAAAAACCGAACTTGCTCAAAATTTGGTTTTGTCCTTGAGATGCTTTGAATTTAAGACAGTAAAAGAATTTCAGTATTTGAAACAGTACAACAAAAGGGCATCAAAGATAATAGAAAATTATACACAGAATTCTGAAGTCTTGCAAAAATCcggttgaaaaatttgttttggatCTGACATGTCAAATATACAGCCATGAGGGGCGGTCAGTGCACTGAGATGCGGCCAACCTACAGAATAAATCCGCTTTTTTATCCGAAACATTTCAAATACTAACTCAACATCATGCAGCCCATTCCGATGCAGACTAGCTTGAGTGTAGTCAGCACTTGTAGTCGTCAAGAATCCGGAAAtattcacaaataaaaaaagtaatcagATGTAATCCGTACCAGTTCAAATCCACTGATAAAACTTGATAGGCAACAGTAAAAGATgccgaaaaaaaattcactggTACGATCCCAGCAAAACTTGTTTGGCCTCGGCAAAAGCATGACTGAGCTGGCCTCAGAAAAATTTACTGAGGTCAGTAAATGTTACTATCTTAACTAAAGAGCATGGGTAACTTATAGGAGTGGAAACTGGCTCTTGTGTCGGGCAAAAAACATCAACACCATCTAGATTGTGGCTacatttggcatttttttaagctttcttaCCGTATTCttgtcaggaactgagatcagacacttaAAACCGCGCTAACTAGCGTTACAAATAGCATAAATAATACCAGTGAAATAATAGCATTAATTATTTCTgttagtatatttaaaaaaaaataccaagtatCGCCAAACGCTAGTTAGCGCCTTTTTTGCCGATAATAGCGCCATCTCTCACTCTTGTatgttacccatactctttgatcTTAACTCTTAAAGAGATTTGCAAACACAAAAATGGTTGCGTAACAGAAggaacgaaattaaaaaaaaatacctttgcTCTGCTTCTTcttttcgtcttttttcttcttccttttcacGCTGGTTTTGCTCTCTTAATAATCGTTTCTTATCCTCTCTTTCCGCGGCATCTCGGGCCTCTCTCACAGCTCTCAAATCAACCTCTCTAATTTCTTTGGTCTTGTTCAATCGATTGACTATTTCATTGATTCGTTTTTCAACTCGAATTTTATAAACCTACTCAATATGTGTTCGTTAATAAATGGAATAACCAGGTAATCTTTTAAGATTATGATGCTTGTAAAATTGAAGCCAAAACTTCGAATttcttgattaaaaaaagaagaagttctTTGCAACGGAGTGTGAGCTACGAGCGACTCGTGCTAATAGTAGACAAAATACTACAAAAAGAGGCTTCgataacaatatatacatcaaaataatctgcATATTATGGTGACTCCAGATATGTAAAACCTAATTTGATTAGCATTaggaaaaggggggggggaaacaccACCAATAAGGGGAGTAACTGTAATGAAAACTAAATCATCAATTCCagcacatcagagaaccctattacaAAGGTTTCAAGCACTTACTACGAAAATGTGCTACAGTCTGTGTGTgttgttgttggtttttttgggttgttttttttttttttttttttttttttttttttttttttttttttttttttttttttttttttttttttttttttatgggtaaTGGTATCGAACCAAGGTCCTAAAACATTGAAAGGGGATTATTTAAACTGAAACTGAAGGTTCTGGAGCCCCTTTTAGGTAGCAAAAGATATTATGCCATAGAAACTGGCGTTTTTTGCATCTTGAAGCATAAACTGACAAAGAGGGTCGAAATACAACCGAATAAAAATGTTAAGATAGACGATCGATTTAAAAGTATCGAAGAGCTATATAATAAGCTTCGAAGTTTCAGACGGCATAAAGCCCCGCGGTGGCACATCCGCTCCTAAATATACATGCAGTCCATACAAAATAAGCGGTTAATacaaagaattattttaagGCTTCATTTAACTGTGACGAATGATTTAAAGCTTCATAAAAATATGAATGGCGGAGTGTGTCACTCGGGTGTTGGTCATATGGTAGGAAAGGGTATGCTGGAAGCCTCAAAAAGCatcaaaatagacaaaaatcTTATAATTACATTTGCAAAACTATGAAGTGTAGCAGATAAAAGATTACATTCACAGGCATACCTGCGCCGACGGCGGGAGTGGTAATGGTGGGAAGCCATATCAAATAAAAGAGTTGttcgaaatatttctttttgaaaccATGATCTAAAGATTATTGTTGATATTATATACCTCTCCCCCTCCCTTACTACAGTGATCAAAGCGCTGTAATACGGATGGTAAACTTAAATATAAGAGAATGGTTGAGGGGGTGGGGAGGGGCTGGTTTGCAGATTTTTCTTTAGATTACGAAAACCATGGATCAAACAGTCCGCAGTAACCAAAGGTATTTAAAGGCCGATCACCgtcaaaagaaactaaaactctAAGTGACGGCGTTCGTAAAGTCGTTCGCAAAGTGTGTTTCCGTAAAGTTTTCACCGCTCATATGAGCCTTGTACTTTACGTGCGTTTTAAGCAGCAAACCATCCAAGTTTCTGAAGCATTTCATAATTCGGAGAAAAGGTCTTGAAGAAATAAGGAGCTTGGGGTGTGAGTATAGTTTAATGAGGCATAAGGGCTTGTTATATATTCTGTTTTGAGGATCAAGCATATCAGGATTCCTATTTTCTTGTGATCAGTTTTGTatcagtttttcttattttcttgtgAAGTTGACAGTGGTGCCAGAAATCCTGGCAAGAATTCAGTCCCATAGCACCCTAGATATTTAGTGCAAAATATTGAAACTAATTGCCAAACCACTGGTGTCTACTACACTTGAAACAGCACATCTTCAGTTTCCTGATCCCACATTTCCAAATCTGTTAAAAAGTTTTGCTCTtgaactcttttcctatttttatgaactttacgaaaaaagttaactaaagtttaactttaatgCTTGCTCACGTAAAGGTTTACGGAAGGCTAACGAAGCAACTTTACGAACGCCGTCTGTTAGAAAAAGGAACTAAACAACTCTAAACAAGAGTGCCATCTAGctgaaaaacaaggaatgaaATTCAACATATATGAGAACCTTTAAACTACTATCTACAAGAACGAAGTGTCTTATTTCTCCGAAGAATAATGGTCACACATGCGTGTTTTTCTTTCCAGTGTGGTCATACCAAACCGGTAGTTGTATATTCTAGAAAAGATCTCATTGaatggaaatttaaaaattttgggcCCATTCAGTCTAGAAATAGATATGATACCAGAGCAAAATGACGATTTCTGGCATTTCGTCTGTTATCAAACATGAAGTGGGAAAACTATTGAAAGAGCATTTACATTGCCTCCAAGGCTCACAGGCAATGCTGTCGCGAGGAAATACtacaagatgttttttttttagacctacATCCTCAAACTTTCCATGAGAGGGGCTCAGATCATTTGGATGACCACTCACATGAATGTCGATTTGACCATGATCTTGGCTTCACTTggaatagtatatatatatatatagtatatatatatatatatatatatatatatatatatatatatatatatatatatatatatatatatatatatatatatatatatatatatatatatatatatatatatatatatatatatatatatatata contains these protein-coding regions:
- the LOC136032842 gene encoding coiled-coil domain-containing protein 25-like, yielding MNNIDVVYTMWTNLKKTPGMEPGQVGFHKDKEVYKIRVEKRINEIVNRLNKTKEIREVDLRAVREARDAAEREDKKRLLREQNQREKEEEKRRKEEAEQRSYDKLLKVESMQSNKDGNDSDDFM